GGTGAATGATGAACTGCTGTGGCAGACGATTCGAAGAGTGACGACAGATCAGTGATCGGGTCGTACGTGGCGGTGGGGGACAGCTTCACCGAGGGCGTCGGCGACCCAGGCCCCGACGGGGCGTTCGTCGGCTGGGCGGACCGCTTCGCGGTGCTCCTCGCGGACCGGCGGCCCGAGGGCGACTTCAACTACACCAACCTCGCGGTCCGCGGAAAGCTGCTCGACCAGATCATGGAGGACCAACTCCCCAGGGCGGTGGAACTCGCCCCGGACCTGGTCTCCTTCTGTGCGGGCGGCAACGACATCCTCCGTCCCGGTACCGACCCGGACGAGGTCGCCGAGCGTTTCGAACGCGCGATCTCGGCCCTGACCGCCGCAGCCGGCACCGTCATGGTGACCACCGGCTTCGACACCCGTGGCATCCCCGTGCTCAAGCATCTGCGCGGCAAGATCGCCACCTACAACGGCCATGTGCGTGCCGTGGCCGACCGCTACGGCTGTCCGGTCCTCGACCTGTGGTCCCTGAAGTCCATTCAGGACCGCAGGGCCTGGGACGGCGACCGGCTCCACCTCTCCCCGGAGGGGCACACGCGCGTGGCGCTGCGCGGTGGGCAGGCCCTCGGCCTCGAGGTACCGGCCGACCCGGAGCAGCCGTGGCCGCTGCTCCCGCCGCGCGGCACCCTGGACGTGCGGCGCGACGACGTCCACTGGGCGCGCGAGTACCTGGTGCCGTGGATCGGGCGCCGGCTGCGCGGGGAGTCCTCCGGCGACCATGTGACCGCCAAGGGCACGCTGTCGCCGGACGACATCAGGATGCGGATAGCGGCCGTGGCCTGAACCGCCGACCGGGTGGCTCGCGGCCGGCCGCGGACGACGCACGGCCGGCCGCTCCACCAGTGAGGTGATCACACCGGAGTGGTGCCCGGGCGGGGCCGGGCACGGGTGCTGGGATGACCGCACCCGCACCTGGCACCGCCCGACACCTCCAAGGACCGGTCCCGCATGCCCTTTCCCCGTACGCCCGTCGCCGCGGCCCTCGTCTCCCTGCTCGCCCTGGGCGTCCCCGCACTCACCGGGCCCACGGCGGCCGCGCTGCCCGCCCACCCCGCCGTGGCGGCCCGTCCGCTCGCACCGGACAGCCCCGCCACCGTCACGGTGACCGGCGAGGGCAGCGCGAGCGCACCGCCCGACCTCGCGGTCGTGGGCGCCGGCGTCGAGGCCTCCGCCAAGACCTCGCAGTCCGCGCTGGACGCACAGAACAAGGCGGCCGCCGCCCTGCTGGCCGCCGTCCGCGCCCAGGGCGTCGCCGACCGGGACATCCGTACGGAGAGCATCTCCCTCGACGCCGTCTACGACCACACGGGCGGCACCGCCCGTCTGACGGGCTACCAGGCCGCGCAGTCCTTCTCCGTGAAGGTGCGTGAGGTGGCGAGGGTCGGCGCGGTCGTGCAGGCGGTCACCGACGCCGCCGGTGCCGCCGGCCGGATCGGTTTCGTGGCCTTCGACGTCTCCGACCCCGCCCCGATGCGGGCCGGTGCGCGCGAGGCCGCCCACGCCGACGCCCACGCCAAGGCCGAGCAGTACGCCCGCCTCAGCGGCCGCCACCTGGGCCGGCTCGTCTCGCTCAGCGAGGACGCGTCGAGCTCCCCGCGCCCGGCGCCGTCGTCCGCGGACACCCCCGGTGCCGGTCTCGGGGGTGTGCCCGTCGCACCCGGTGAGATCCGCGCGACGGCGACGGTGACGGCGGTGTACGAGCTGGACTGAGCCGCCGGCCGCAGCGGGTCACGGGTCGGGTCGAGGTGCCCGGCGCCGTCGTCCGCCGAGACCCTCGGCGCCGGTCTCGGGGGTGTGCCCGTCGCACCCGGTGAGATCCGCGCGACGGCGACGGTGACGGCGCTGTACGAGCTGGACTGAGCCGCCGGCCGCAGCGGGTCACGGGTCGGGTCGAGGTGCCCGGCGCCGTCGGCCGCGGACACCCCCGGTGCCGGTCTTGGGGGTGTGCCCGTCGCACCCGGTGAGATCCGCGCGACGGCGACGGTGACGGCGGTGTACGAACTGGACTGAGCCGCCGTGAACCCGGGGCCGGCCACGGGCCGGGTCGAGCGCCGGACCGCCGCGGAGGCGGCACGGGCGCAGTAGGTCTCATGTACGGCGGGGTGGCGCGGTTCCGAGGGCCTGCTCCCGGCCGCCGGCCGGGCGGCAGCTGTGGTGGCCTCCGGGTTCGCGGCGGCAGCCGGTCTCTCAGCGCTCCTGGGCGCTCAACGTCTCGGGGCCCAGCCCGAGTTCCCGGGCCAGCGCCTCGTCGACCCACTCCTGGGCCCGGGCCCGGGACACCGTGCCCGCGTAGGACGTCAGCTGTACGGCGAGTCCGTCGAGCAGGGCGGTCAGGCGCAGGGCCGTGCCGGCCGGGTCCGGGCACCGGAACTCGCCCGCGGCCACGCCCTCCGCGATCACCTCGGCGAGCGCCGCCTTCCACTCCCGGTCGAGATCCCGCGCGACCTCCCGCAGCGCGGGCTCGCGCAGCGACACCGCCCAGCCCTCGATCCACAGCCGCCAGCCCTTGGCCTGTCCCGTGGGCGCGTACCAGCGCACCGCCGACCGCAGCCGGCGCAGTGCCGTGGTACGGCGGCCGACCAGCTTGCGCAGCAGCGCCAGGTCGCCCTCGGCCGCGTAGGCGAACGCGTCGGCGACGAGCTTCTCCTTCGTCGAGAAGTGGTAGAGCACCAGGGCGTTGCTCACACCGAGGGCCGCGGCCACGTCGGCGATCCTGACCGCCGCCACGCCCCGCGCCTCGATCTGCTCGATGGCCGCCCGCAGCAGCTCCTCGCGCCGCTCGGCCACACTCAACCGGACCCTCACCACGCCGTCACCCTATTCCGTCGGCGTGCGCGACGCCGGACCGGTCCGTGGCTGCGGCCGCTCACGGACCGGGCCGGTACCGCCCGAAGCGTTCCGCGATCACCGGCAGCCGCTGCTCGGCGATCGTGTGCGCGGCGGCCCGGGGTGTCGTGCCGTCCGCCTCGGCGCGGGCCAGCACCAGTTCCACCAGGGCACGCATCGAGCGGCGCGTGTACGCGAAGGCCTCCGCCGCGTCCGCGCCGATGTCGCCGAACAGCGTCCACCACCACCAGGCGTTCGTCCCGGAGTTGACGACGACGTCCGGCAGCACGCTCACCCCGCGCGCGTGCAGCAGCTTCTCCGCTTCCGGCAGGACGGGCATGTTGGCCGCCTCGGCGATCCACCGGGCGCCGATCCGCTCCTGCTCCTCGACCCCGATGGCGTACGACACGGCGGCCGGCACCAGCACCTCCGCCTCCACCGACAGCCAGGCGTCCCCCGGCAGCTCGAGGTCGCCGGGCCGCAGTACGGCGCGGTCCACGGTGCCGTGGGCGTCCCGCGCGGCGAGCAGCGCCTCCACGTCGAGACCGGCCGGGTGGGCGATCGTGCCCTTCACGTCGGCGACGGCCACGACCGTCAGCCCCGCGCGCGTGAGAAAGCGCGCCGTGGCCCCGCCCATGGTGCCGAACCCCTGGAGGGCGACCCGCGTCCCGGCGTAGGCCACCCCGGCCCGGTCCAGGGCGGTCAGCACGGACTCGGCGACCCCGCAGCCGCCGACCAGCTCGTCCAGGCCGATGCCGTCCACCTCGACGGCGAAGGCGGCGGCGAGCCGCTCGCGCGCGGCGGACTCGTCGTCCAGCAGCGGGTAGACCGCCTGCACGGACGAGACCAGCCCCGCCTCGGCGGCCGCCCGGTCCACCAGGTCCTGGGTCAGCCCCAGGTCCTCGCCGGTGGTCCAGCAGCTCTCCACGTACGGCCGCACCGCCCGCAGATAGCGCACCAGCAGTCCGTACGCCGCCGGGTCCCGCGGATCGCAGTCGATGCCGCCCTTGGCTCCGCCCAGGGGGACGTAGCGGGCCTCGGGGTCGTAGTGCAGCGCCTCCTTGAGGCTCATGCCGCGGGCGAGCCCGGTCACCTCCTCCAGGGTGCAGCCCGCCCGCATCCGCAGCCCGCCGCTGCACACGCCGCGCACGAGCCGGTCGACGACCAGGTGGCCCTGGCGCCCGGTGACGTGGTCGGTCCAGGTGAGCGACAGGAAGGGGGCGGTCATACGGACTCCTCGACCGGCGGGCCGGTACGGCTGAGACGGCTGAAACGGCTGGTACTGAACAGTGGGTCAGTATCGGAACGCGGGGACGCCGTGTCAAAGCACGCTCGCGGTGGAATGACCGGGCTGACCCCGGCGTTGTCGGAGCGGGCGACCATAATGGAATGCCTCAGCGACTCCCCTGGAGGTACCGTGTCCGGTTTCCGTTCCCTGAGCTCCGGGCTCCGCGCTCTACAGCCCGCGGCCTTCGGCGCGGATCCGAGCGGTGAGCGCCTGGCGCGCATCCGCAGATCGCCCCACTTCAAGGACGGGGTCTTCCAGAACCCCGGCGGCCTGGCGAGTACCCGGCCCTCGGGCTCGATGCTCGAGTTCGCCAAGGTCTTCTTCGACAAGGACCAGCGTCCCCGCCGCGCGCCCGCGGGCACCGTACCGGTGCACCCCACCACCCTCGCCGACCTCGCCAAGCCGCCGGCGACAGGTCTGCGGCTGACCTGGATGGGGCACTCCAGCGTGCTCGCGGAGATCGACGGGCAGCGCGTGCTGTTCGACCCCGTCTGGGGCGAGCGCTGCTCCCCCTTCCCCTTCGCGGGGCCCAAGCGGCTGCACCCGGTCCCGCTGCCGCTGGCCGCGCTGGGCCCGGTCGACGTCGTCGTCATCTCCCACGACCACTACGACCATCTGGACCTGCCCACGATCAAGGCGCTCGCGGACACGGACACCCTGTTCGCCGTGCCGCTCGGCGTCGGCGCCCACCTCGAACACTGGGGCGTGTCCGCCGACCGGCTGCGCGAGCTGGACTGGCACGAGGCGACGAAGGTCGGCGGACTCACCCTGACCGCCACCCCGGCCCGGCACTTCTGCGGCCGCGGTCTGCGCAACACCCAGCACACCCTGTGGGCCTCCTGGGTGGTCGCGGGCGAGGAGCACCGGATCTACCACAGTGGTGACACGGGCTACTTCGAGGGCTTCAAGGACATCGGCGCCGAGCACGGCCCGTTCGACGCGACGATGATCCAGATCGGCGCCTACTCGGACTTCTGGCCCGACATCCACATGACCCCCGAGGAGGGCATGCGCGCCCACCTGGACCTCCAGAGCGGTCCCGGCGGAGTGATGCTGCCGATCCACTGGGGCACGTTCAACCTCGCCACCCACGCGTGGACCGACCCGGGGGAGGGCACCCTGGCCGCCGCGCGGGCCGTCGGGGCACGGGCCGCCCTGCCCCGGCCCGGCGAGCCCTTCGAGCCCGCCGCCGAGACCGTCCCGGGCGAGCCGTGGTGGCGGGAGGCGGCACTCGCGCCGGCCGCCGGATGGCAGCCGCTGATCGCGACGGCAATCAAGGCCAAAGCCGATACCGAGAGTGACGAAAGTCGGGACGCCGTCGAGGGTGGCGAGGCGTCGGAGGCGGTCCCGGCGGGCTGATCGGGAGCCGTGGACGTTCGACTGTGCGGGCCGGGGAGCGAAAAGCTCCCCGGCCCGCACAGTTATTTCCGGACCATCTCTGACCAGGTCTGATCGGCTCCTTTCCGAGTTGCCCCTTGGTCGGTGCGCCTTTATCGGTCTGTCGTGCGAAGCCTCATACCAGAGCGGGACGCTCGCTGGGTGACTTTGTCAACTGCCCACCGCACCTGACACGTTGCCGACTACTGTGAGTGGCCGTCGGGCGACACCGGGCCGAATTCTTGGGCTCTCCCGACCGACAGCCAGGCTCGACGGACCAGTACGAGGACACCGATGTCTCACCTCCGCGCACCCGCCACACGTGCCGACCGCCGTGAGGGCGGACGGCACGGGCGGCCGGTCGCCCGCCCCGCACCGGCGTCGGCCGAGACACACATACGGCCCCAGTTGCTGCGGCTCGCCGTGCTCCCGCCGACCGCCGTCGCCCTCAGCGCCTGCGCGGTCGTCCTGTTCACCGTGCGCTCCACCGGCGTCCGGCCCGGCGTGACCCTGTGGGCGGTCCTCGCCGGCGCGGTCGCGGTGACCGGCGTCGGCATCGTGATCGCCGCCGTGGCCGCGGACCGCGCCGCACGCTCGGTCAGCGACCGCGTCGCGGCCCTGCGCCGCGGCAGCGCGCGCGGCGAGGCCGACCTGCGTGCCGTCATCGAGGCGCTGCGCCGCGGCGAGGTCCCGCCCCGACGCACGTCGCGCGGCGGACCGCCCGGCGACGCCGACGACTTCGAGCTGCTCGCCGCCGACCTGGCCCGGGCCCACGACGGGGCCGTCACCGCCGTCGTACAGGCCGCGCAGCTGTCCAGCCAGGCCGGCAGCGAACAGAAGCTGGAGGTCTTCGTCAACCTCGCGCGGCGCCTTCAGTCCCTGGTGCACCGCGAGATCTCGATCCTCGACGAGCTGGAGAACGCGATCGAGGACCCCGACCTCCTCAAGGGCCTCTTCCACGTCGACCACCTCGCCACCCGCATCCGCCGACACGCCGAGAACCTCGCCGTCCTCGGCGGGGCCGTCTCCCGGCGGCAGTGGAGCAACCCGGTCCCCATGACCGAGGTGCTGCGCTCCGCCATCGCCGAGGTCGAGCAGTACGCGCGGGTCAAACTCGTCCCGCCCATCGACGGCGAACTGCGCGGCCACGCCGTCGCCGACGTCATCCACCTGCTCGCCGAACTCGTCGAGAACGCCACGGTGTTCTCCGCCCCGCACACCCAGGTGCTGCTGCGCGCCAACCTCGTCACCTCCGGACTCGCCGTCGAGGTCGAGGACCGCGGCCTCGGTATGCCCGTCGAGGAGCAGAGCAGGATGAACGCCCTGCTCGCCGACCCCGACCAGGTCAACGTCGGCCGTCTGCTCGCCGACGGCCGCATCGGCCTGTTCGTCGTCTCCCAGCTCGCCCGGCGGCACGGCATCCGGGTCCGTCTCCAGAACAACATCTACGGCGGCGTCCAGGCCGTCCTCGTCGTGCCGCAGGCGCTGCTGGGCTCCGCGCCGGGCGTCCCCGGGGCGGTACCGCGTGAACCGGACACCGACGGCGGCGGCCTGCCCCTCGTGCCCGCCGCACCCCCCGCCCCGGCCGACCCGGTCCGGCCGCCCCTGCCGCCCGCCCCGCAGCCCCGCGCCGCCCGGAACCCCGACCCCGCACAGCCGCACGACCCACGGCACACCCCGGACGTGGGCCGGCCGACGGGCTTCGCGCACCCGCAGGACGTACCGGGTGCGGGCGGGCCCTCTGTGCCGTCCCCGGGGCGGGACACCGACGGCGCCGGGCGGTCGTTCGGCCCGGCGCGGGCGCAGGGCGGCGCCACGGCCCCCGGCCTGTCGGCCGGGTCGCCGCAAGCGTGGGACGGCTCGGGTACGGGCGGGCCCTCTGTGTCGTCCCCGGGGCGGGACACCGACGGCGCCGGGCGGTCGTTCGGCCCGGCGCGGGTGCAGGGGGGTGTCGCGGCCTCCGGCTCGCCGGAAGCGTGGGACATGGCGGGTGCGGGTCGGACACCGGCCCCGGTCCCGGCCCCGACGCAGGACACGCCCGGGTCCGGGGTGCCCCTGGTCGCCTCGCCTCCGCAGGGGCACCCGGGTGGCTCCGGCCCGGCCCGGGTCGCGGCGCCGCCCCCGCACCTCGGCCCCGCCGTCGCCGAGCCGATCCCGCAGCGGCCGGGCGCACCCGCGCCCCTGCCCGTCCGGGGCGCCCGCGCGGCACGGCCCAACCCGGCGGAGGCCGTGCCCGGCATCCGGCGCGGCGACCGGCCCGTCGTCGAGGAGCACGCGGGCATCGCGCCCACCCCGCGCGTCGGCACGGTGCGCGGCACCATGGGCAAGCCCCAACTGCCCCGCCGCCGTGCCCAGGAGCACATCGTGCCCCAGCTGCGCGGCGGCCCGGCCCCGCGCCAGGACTCAGAGCAGCCCGTCGGCCACGACCCCAACCTGATGGCGGCCTTCCAGCGCGGCATCGGCCTGGCCGAGGCCCAGCAGAGCCTGGAGGCGAACGTCCTGGACCCGGCGCCGTTCCGCCCGCCCGCCCCCCTCGAAGTCCTGCTCGACCCGGCCGCCCACCCGGCGCCGGACCACGACCGGAGACCCGGAGGCGGCGAGGGCGCGGAAGAGGGCGGGCCTGTGCCGCTCCCCGCCGACGCCGACGTACGGCCGCCGCATCCGTCCCGCATACCGCAGGCGCGCCCCACGCCCGCCGCCGCGCCGCCCGAGGCGTACGGCGCGCGTGACGGGCTGGACCTGCCCGGTCCCGACCGATCCACCGCCCGGCACGACGGGAGCGCACCAGCCGGATGAGCACTGTCACCCCCACCCCTACCCCCAGCGCTCCCGCAGACCTTCGTACCCCAAGGAGTCGATCCACCATGGCGAGCGATGCGCCGACCGTCCATGTATCCGATCTCGACTGGCTGATGAGCGGCCTCGTGCAGCGCGTACCGCACACCACGAGCGCGGTGCTGCTCTCCTGCGACGGGCTGGTCAAGTCGGTCCACGGCCTCGACCCCGACAGCGCCGACCACATGGCCGCCCTGGCCTCCGGCCTGTACTCCCTCGGCCGTAGCGCCGGTGTCCGGTTCGGCGACGGCGGGGACGTGCGGCAGGTCGTCGTCGAACTCGACTCGACGCTGCTGTTCGTCACCACCGCCGGCTCGGGCGCGTGTCTCGCGGTGCTCGCCGGCCGGGAGGCCGACGCGGCCGTGCTCGGCTACGAGATGTCGATGCTCGTCAAGAGCGTCCGGCCGTATCTGATGACCGCGCCCCGGCAGCACGCCGTCGAACCGTCGGTGATGGGGCCTTGAACGTGGCGGCGGCCGGTGACGGGCCCTGGCTCGACGACGCGGCCGGACGGCTGGTGCGCCCGTTCACGGTCAGCGGCGGCCGGACCAAGCCCAGCGTCGCCCTCGACCTCATGTCGCAGGTGATGGCCACCGGGGCGACCCCCCTCGGCTACCTCGGTCCCGAACACGCGACCGCGCTCCACCTGACCCGCGCGCCCGTGTCGGTGGCCGAGATCGCGGCCCATCTGAAGCTGCCGGCCGCGGTCACCAAGGTGCTGCTCTCCGACCTCCTCGACTGCGGGGCGCTGACCACCAAGCCCCCCGAGTACCACCACATCCCCACCGACCGGGCCCTTCTGGAGGCAGTGCTCGATGGACTACGACGACAGCTCTGAGTACGACGAGTACGACGAGCACCGCGAGTACGGCGCCCCCGACGGCGGCGGCTCGGACCCCTTTCCCACGGCGCTGAAGATCCTGGTCGCGGGCGGTTTCGGGGTCGGCAAGACGACCTTCGTCGGCGCCGTGAGCGAGATCGCGCCGCTCAGCACCGAGGAGCTGCTCACCACGGTCAGTGCCGCGACCGACAATCTCGACGGCATCGAGAACAAGGTCGAGACGACCGTGGCCATGGACTTCGGCCGCATCACCCTCGACCCGAGCCACGTCCTCTACCTGTTCGGCACGCCCGGTCAGGAGAGGTTCTGGTTCATGTGGGACGAACTGTCCGAGGGCGCCCTCGGCGCGGTCATCCTCGCCGACACCCGCCGCCTCGAGGAGTGCTTCGCGGCCGTCGACTTCTTCGAGGAACGCGGACTCGCCTTCATCATCGCCATCAACGAGTTCGACGGCTCCCACCGCTACAACCCCGAGGAGGTGCGTGCCGCCATCGATCTCGCCCCGGACGTCCCCGTCGTGCGCTGCGACGCCCGTATCTCCGCGTCCGGTGTCCAGACCCTGCTCACCCTCGTCAAACACCTCATCGCCCACGCACCGGCCGCACCCCAGCCGAGCCGCGGCGCCCACATGTGATCCCCGCACCCAACGCCCCGGAGCCGCATATGACGTACGTCCACAGCGACGGAACCCGGCCATGAGCTACGAGCCGCCGCGCCCGG
The sequence above is a segment of the Streptomyces asoensis genome. Coding sequences within it:
- a CDS encoding roadblock/LC7 domain-containing protein, which translates into the protein MASDAPTVHVSDLDWLMSGLVQRVPHTTSAVLLSCDGLVKSVHGLDPDSADHMAALASGLYSLGRSAGVRFGDGGDVRQVVVELDSTLLFVTTAGSGACLAVLAGREADAAVLGYEMSMLVKSVRPYLMTAPRQHAVEPSVMGP
- a CDS encoding sensor histidine kinase — encoded protein: MSHLRAPATRADRREGGRHGRPVARPAPASAETHIRPQLLRLAVLPPTAVALSACAVVLFTVRSTGVRPGVTLWAVLAGAVAVTGVGIVIAAVAADRAARSVSDRVAALRRGSARGEADLRAVIEALRRGEVPPRRTSRGGPPGDADDFELLAADLARAHDGAVTAVVQAAQLSSQAGSEQKLEVFVNLARRLQSLVHREISILDELENAIEDPDLLKGLFHVDHLATRIRRHAENLAVLGGAVSRRQWSNPVPMTEVLRSAIAEVEQYARVKLVPPIDGELRGHAVADVIHLLAELVENATVFSAPHTQVLLRANLVTSGLAVEVEDRGLGMPVEEQSRMNALLADPDQVNVGRLLADGRIGLFVVSQLARRHGIRVRLQNNIYGGVQAVLVVPQALLGSAPGVPGAVPREPDTDGGGLPLVPAAPPAPADPVRPPLPPAPQPRAARNPDPAQPHDPRHTPDVGRPTGFAHPQDVPGAGGPSVPSPGRDTDGAGRSFGPARAQGGATAPGLSAGSPQAWDGSGTGGPSVSSPGRDTDGAGRSFGPARVQGGVAASGSPEAWDMAGAGRTPAPVPAPTQDTPGSGVPLVASPPQGHPGGSGPARVAAPPPHLGPAVAEPIPQRPGAPAPLPVRGARAARPNPAEAVPGIRRGDRPVVEEHAGIAPTPRVGTVRGTMGKPQLPRRRAQEHIVPQLRGGPAPRQDSEQPVGHDPNLMAAFQRGIGLAEAQQSLEANVLDPAPFRPPAPLEVLLDPAAHPAPDHDRRPGGGEGAEEGGPVPLPADADVRPPHPSRIPQARPTPAAAPPEAYGARDGLDLPGPDRSTARHDGSAPAG
- a CDS encoding MBL fold metallo-hydrolase, with amino-acid sequence MSGFRSLSSGLRALQPAAFGADPSGERLARIRRSPHFKDGVFQNPGGLASTRPSGSMLEFAKVFFDKDQRPRRAPAGTVPVHPTTLADLAKPPATGLRLTWMGHSSVLAEIDGQRVLFDPVWGERCSPFPFAGPKRLHPVPLPLAALGPVDVVVISHDHYDHLDLPTIKALADTDTLFAVPLGVGAHLEHWGVSADRLRELDWHEATKVGGLTLTATPARHFCGRGLRNTQHTLWASWVVAGEEHRIYHSGDTGYFEGFKDIGAEHGPFDATMIQIGAYSDFWPDIHMTPEEGMRAHLDLQSGPGGVMLPIHWGTFNLATHAWTDPGEGTLAAARAVGARAALPRPGEPFEPAAETVPGEPWWREAALAPAAGWQPLIATAIKAKADTESDESRDAVEGGEASEAVPAG
- a CDS encoding GTP-binding protein, whose amino-acid sequence is MDYDDSSEYDEYDEHREYGAPDGGGSDPFPTALKILVAGGFGVGKTTFVGAVSEIAPLSTEELLTTVSAATDNLDGIENKVETTVAMDFGRITLDPSHVLYLFGTPGQERFWFMWDELSEGALGAVILADTRRLEECFAAVDFFEERGLAFIIAINEFDGSHRYNPEEVRAAIDLAPDVPVVRCDARISASGVQTLLTLVKHLIAHAPAAPQPSRGAHM
- a CDS encoding TetR/AcrR family transcriptional regulator; its protein translation is MVRVRLSVAERREELLRAAIEQIEARGVAAVRIADVAAALGVSNALVLYHFSTKEKLVADAFAYAAEGDLALLRKLVGRRTTALRRLRSAVRWYAPTGQAKGWRLWIEGWAVSLREPALREVARDLDREWKAALAEVIAEGVAAGEFRCPDPAGTALRLTALLDGLAVQLTSYAGTVSRARAQEWVDEALARELGLGPETLSAQER
- a CDS encoding glutamate dehydrogenase, whose amino-acid sequence is MTAPFLSLTWTDHVTGRQGHLVVDRLVRGVCSGGLRMRAGCTLEEVTGLARGMSLKEALHYDPEARYVPLGGAKGGIDCDPRDPAAYGLLVRYLRAVRPYVESCWTTGEDLGLTQDLVDRAAAEAGLVSSVQAVYPLLDDESAARERLAAAFAVEVDGIGLDELVGGCGVAESVLTALDRAGVAYAGTRVALQGFGTMGGATARFLTRAGLTVVAVADVKGTIAHPAGLDVEALLAARDAHGTVDRAVLRPGDLELPGDAWLSVEAEVLVPAAVSYAIGVEEQERIGARWIAEAANMPVLPEAEKLLHARGVSVLPDVVVNSGTNAWWWWTLFGDIGADAAEAFAYTRRSMRALVELVLARAEADGTTPRAAAHTIAEQRLPVIAERFGRYRPGP
- a CDS encoding DUF742 domain-containing protein, encoding MAAAGDGPWLDDAAGRLVRPFTVSGGRTKPSVALDLMSQVMATGATPLGYLGPEHATALHLTRAPVSVAEIAAHLKLPAAVTKVLLSDLLDCGALTTKPPEYHHIPTDRALLEAVLDGLRRQL
- a CDS encoding SGNH/GDSL hydrolase family protein, giving the protein MIGSYVAVGDSFTEGVGDPGPDGAFVGWADRFAVLLADRRPEGDFNYTNLAVRGKLLDQIMEDQLPRAVELAPDLVSFCAGGNDILRPGTDPDEVAERFERAISALTAAAGTVMVTTGFDTRGIPVLKHLRGKIATYNGHVRAVADRYGCPVLDLWSLKSIQDRRAWDGDRLHLSPEGHTRVALRGGQALGLEVPADPEQPWPLLPPRGTLDVRRDDVHWAREYLVPWIGRRLRGESSGDHVTAKGTLSPDDIRMRIAAVA
- a CDS encoding SIMPL domain-containing protein, with amino-acid sequence MPFPRTPVAAALVSLLALGVPALTGPTAAALPAHPAVAARPLAPDSPATVTVTGEGSASAPPDLAVVGAGVEASAKTSQSALDAQNKAAAALLAAVRAQGVADRDIRTESISLDAVYDHTGGTARLTGYQAAQSFSVKVREVARVGAVVQAVTDAAGAAGRIGFVAFDVSDPAPMRAGAREAAHADAHAKAEQYARLSGRHLGRLVSLSEDASSSPRPAPSSADTPGAGLGGVPVAPGEIRATATVTAVYELD